In Phaeobacter inhibens DSM 16374, the following proteins share a genomic window:
- a CDS encoding Lrp/AsnC family transcriptional regulator has protein sequence MQTDETDQNLLTLLRENARRPVADLARRLGLARTTVQARIERLESSGVISGYTLRTSAQARPPLQATVLISIEPRSGPEVLARLRGLPGVEVVHTTSGRFDLLAQVVAQTTTELDETIDRIGEARGVRSSESLIHLATKLDRTGQ, from the coding sequence ATGCAGACCGACGAAACCGACCAAAACCTCCTGACGCTCCTGCGGGAAAACGCCCGCCGCCCGGTTGCAGATCTGGCGCGGCGTCTGGGCCTTGCGCGCACCACCGTTCAGGCGCGGATCGAACGGTTGGAAAGTTCCGGCGTGATCAGCGGCTATACGCTGCGCACCTCGGCGCAGGCGCGCCCGCCCCTGCAGGCAACGGTGCTGATCTCGATTGAACCGCGCTCTGGCCCGGAGGTTCTGGCCCGACTGCGCGGTTTGCCGGGCGTCGAAGTGGTGCATACCACCTCGGGACGCTTTGACCTCTTGGCGCAGGTGGTGGCGCAGACCACGACCGAACTGGACGAGACCATTGATCGCATCGGCGAGGCGCGCGGCGTGCGTTCCTCCGAGAGCCTGATCCATCTGGCCACCAAACTGGACCGCACCGGCCAGTAG